A genome region from Octopus bimaculoides isolate UCB-OBI-ISO-001 unplaced genomic scaffold, ASM119413v2 Scaffold_110310, whole genome shotgun sequence includes the following:
- the LOC106879902 gene encoding uncharacterized protein LOC106879902 has product MPAENTGPDKDVVVGITQTPSDSDTVGLASSSSSSSSSSSSSSSSSSSSSFNVLGTLHSSLSSASLSSSSSLSGGQLNSLEDANLVVTSAVAAPNTTTAAATSTMTNAGPSNIASDFTPQQQQPTFQEAGAGSVIVVDSKQQRHSLPLSGTFIALPDTGCNDSGLTVVSGAKPGATFDCITLPSVVGATSTTVSSAASSAAVPTVSADLGNLVISSSSSNRPMPKAAVTPTATYVVAVGPSDVAVGMPHANKTLLTAATPSSTVTATTKRSLIGTSNMSPVLAKFIITTPTGSATVATKNASSSSSLDHHLQQQAIPLQVQGQMMTLTHHSAETLMYAASAAVSGEQASPGRLLFAGAGHPPAGRRLYAFHSSHSLGESPLCEVGHAKHAASKDHNRDT; this is encoded by the exons ATGCCTGCCGAGAATACAG gcCCAGACAAAGATGTCGTTGTGGGTATTACCCAGACTCCGTCCGACTCCGATACGGTGGGCCTggcttcctcctcttcttcctcctcctcgtcctcgtcctcgtcgtcttcgtcctcgtcgtcgtcgtcattcaaCGTGTTGGGCACGCTCCACTCGTCGCTGTCCTCAGCCTCtctgtcgtcgtcttcgtcgttgtcCGGCGGCCAACTCAACTCCCTTGAAGATGCCAACCTCGTTGTCACCAGTGCCGTCGCcgcccccaacaccaccaccgcagcTGCCACCTCCACCATGACCAACGCCGGGCCCTCGAACATTGCTTCGGACTTCACgccacagcagcagcaaccgACTTTCCAAGAGGCCGGCGCTGGCAGCGTGATTGTCGTCGACAGCAAACAGCAGCGGCATTCGCTTCCCCTCTCCGGCACGTTCATTGCCCTGCCGGACACTGGCTGTAACGACAGCGGCCTTACTGTGGTGTCGGGTGCTAAACCAGGGGCAACGTTTGACTGCATCACGTTGCCGTCGGTAGTAGGGGCTACCAGTACCACTGTAAGTTCTGCTGCAAGTTCCGCTGCCGTGCCAACAGTGTCTGCTGACTTGGGTAACCTtgttattagtagcagtagtagcaacaggcCAATGCCGAAAGCTGCCGTGACGCCCACTGCGACATATGTTGTCGCTGTGGGGCCTTCTGATGTGGCAGTTGGTATGCCCCATGCTAACAAGACCCTGCTCACTGCTGCCACCCCTTCTTCTACAGTGACTGCCACCACCAAACGCTCGTTGATTGGGACTTCGAACATGTCACCTGTTCTTGCGAAATTCATCATCACAACACCGACGGGCAGCGCCACTGTTGCCACCAAGAatgcctcttcttcttcctcgctCGACCATCACCTCCAGCAGCAAGCGATCCCGTTGCAAGTGCAAGGACAAATGATGACCCTCAC GCATCACT CAGCCGAAACCCTCATGTACGCAGCATCTGCAGCTGTCAGTGGGGAACAAGCCAGTCCAGGTCGTCTCCTATTCGCAGGCGCCGGCCACCCTCCGGCAGGTCGCCGTCTGTACGCCTTCCATTCATCACACAGTCTCGGAGAATCTCCATTATGTGAGGTTGGTCACGCCAAACACGCAGCAAGCAAAGACCACAACAG ggatacataa
- the LOC106879904 gene encoding zinc finger protein 180, producing MHHLTKPKNTDAGEKPYHCEICGKSFSESIQLTKHKRTHRGEKPYHCDICGKSFSQSYTLTRHKLRHTGENPYNCDICGESFSQSDHLTKHRRTHTGEKPYLCDICCKSFSQSSHLTKHRRTHTGEKPYHCDVCGKSFSVKYHLTSHKRTHTGEKPYNCDICGKSFSQSSHLTKHIRTHTGEKPYRCDICGKSFSESGHLTAHNRTHTGEKPYHCDICGKSFSASSDLTKHKRTHTGEKPNLSIHE from the exons ATGCATCATTTAACTAAACCAAAAAACACTGAtgcaggagaaaagccatatcattgtgaaatctgtggtaaatcattctctgaaagtattcaattgactaaacacaaacgtacacacagaggagagaagccatatcattgtgatatctgtggtaaatcattctctcaaagttatACCTTGACAAGACACAAACTTAGACATACAGGAGAGAATCCTtataattgtgatatctgtggtgaatcattctctcaaagtgatCATTTGACtaaacacagacgtacacatactggagagaagccatatctttGTGATATCTGCTGTAAATCGTTCTCTCAAAGTAGTCATTTGACTAAACACAGACGTacgcatacaggagagaagccttatcattgtgatgtctgtggtaaatcattctctgtaaaatATCACTTGACATCACACAAACGTacgcatacaggagagaagccttataattgtgatatctgtggtaaatcattctctcaaagtagtcatttgactaaacacatacgtacacatacaggagagaagccttatcgttgtgatatctgtggtaaatcattctctgaaagtggtCACTTGACTGCACACAATCGTacgcatacaggagagaaaccatatcattgtgatatctgtggtaaatcattttctgcaaGTAGTGACTTGACTAAGCACAAACGTacgcatacaggagagaa gcCTAACTTATCTATACATGAATGA
- the LOC106879905 gene encoding protein lin-54 homolog translates to MVTHSGQSLATTNAAPLNQNSKSPAVVNAQLKQDFIPIASNNPVVTANTLARNTINGTNIEATGARPRKPCNCTKSQCLKLYCDCFANGEFCHNCNCTNCANNLEHEEERSRAIKACLDRNPLAFHPKIGKGKGKDGDGDRRHNKGCNCKRSGCLKNYCECYEAKIMCSSICKCVGCKNFEESMERKTLMHLADAAEVRVQQQSVSRTTLLVAIVVVVCLTHGLSCCRLPYTFVTSDVVGETCVCLMARAEESEKLKLPSVVQERMVIEEFGRCLMRIIDSAHKTKGNEIYQG, encoded by the exons ATGGTTACACATTCTGGACAATCCTTGGCCACCACTAATGCTGCACCTCTTAACCAGAATTCCAAGAGTCCAGCTGTGGTCAACGCTCAGCTGAAGCAGGACTTCATCCCCATTGCTAGCAACAATCCAGTTGTCACTGCCAACACACTTGCACGGAATACAATCAATGG GACGAACATTGAAGCGACGGGGGCAAGGCCTAGAAAACCTTGTAATTGTACAAAATCTCAGTGTTTAAAGCT GTATTGTGATTGTTTTGCAAATGGTGAGTTCTGTCACAACTGCAACTGTACGAACTGCGCTAACAACCTGGAACACGAAGAGGAGCGGTCCCGTGCGATCAAGGCCTGCCTCGATCGGAACCCTCTCGCTTTCCATCCAAAGATTGGCAaag GTAAAGGCAAAGACGGTGATGGCGATCGGCGCCACAATAAAGGCTGCAACTGTAAACGGTCCGGCTGTCTGAAGAATTACTGCGAATGCTACGAG GCGAAGATAATGTGTTCGAGCATCTGCAAATGTGTTGGTTGTAAGAATTTTGAGGAGAGCATGGAACGGAAAACGCTCATGCACCTCGCAGATGCAGCAGAAGTGCGCGTGCAACAACAG agtgtatctaggactacattattagTGGCTATAGTTGTCGTTGTTTGTTTAACCCATGGTTTGTCCTGTTGCAGGTTGCCTTACACGTTTGTAACGAGTGATGTGGTGGGGGAGACTTGTGTGTGCCTGATGGCCAGGGCCGAGGAATCGGAGAAACTGAAGCTGCCCAGTGTGGTCCAAGAACGGATGGTCATCGAGGAATTCGGTCGGTGTCTGATGAGAATCATTGATTCGGCGCATAAAACAAAAGGTAACGAAATTTATCAGGGGTGA